In a single window of the Methanofollis ethanolicus genome:
- a CDS encoding pantoate kinase, with protein MVRTAVAFSPGHISGYFRKVAGTTPETTGSLGAGLVIDEGVRAEASAAGTSAVVVRCLGAHGEVISESAGSAPLEYVMHELGVTARVETACRLPIGAGFGLSAAALLSSITALNALFDLGMDRPAIAALAHRAEVVHNTGLGDVAACQGGGLVCRQTPGTTGTITRVPLDETVWALSFGPLPTPEVLGSAERLAQVAAACPDTCPTDLHDFFRLSRSFAEKSGLVRPEVRAALAACDAAGVPASMTMLGLGVFATGEGADEVLAAFGDPIPLRVAREGFRLLEVRP; from the coding sequence ATGGTCCGCACTGCTGTAGCCTTCTCGCCCGGACACATCTCGGGATATTTCAGAAAGGTTGCCGGGACAACGCCGGAGACGACAGGCAGTCTCGGCGCTGGCCTTGTCATCGACGAGGGTGTGAGAGCCGAGGCCTCGGCCGCCGGTACGTCGGCGGTGGTGGTCAGGTGCCTCGGCGCCCACGGAGAGGTCATATCCGAATCCGCGGGTTCTGCCCCGCTTGAATATGTGATGCACGAACTCGGGGTGACGGCGAGAGTGGAGACGGCCTGCCGTCTCCCTATCGGCGCCGGCTTCGGCCTCTCCGCAGCCGCTCTTCTCTCCTCGATCACCGCCCTCAACGCTCTCTTCGACCTCGGCATGGACAGGCCTGCGATCGCCGCCCTTGCCCACCGTGCGGAGGTCGTTCACAACACCGGCCTTGGCGACGTCGCCGCGTGTCAGGGGGGTGGGCTTGTCTGCAGGCAGACGCCGGGTACGACCGGGACGATCACGCGGGTTCCTCTCGACGAGACTGTCTGGGCCCTCTCCTTCGGCCCCCTGCCGACGCCCGAGGTGCTTGGCTCGGCCGAAAGGCTGGCGCAGGTCGCCGCGGCCTGTCCGGACACCTGCCCGACCGACCTCCATGATTTTTTCCGTCTTTCGCGTTCTTTTGCCGAGAAAAGCGGTCTTGTCAGGCCTGAAGTCCGGGCGGCCCTTGCAGCGTGCGACGCTGCGGGCGTTCCCGCGAGCATGACGATGCTCGGCCTCGGCGTCTTTGCCACCGGGGAGGGGGCAGACGAGGTGCTCGCCGCATTCGGCGACCCGATCCCCCTCAGGGTGGCACGCGAGGGCTTCCGCCTTCTTGAGGTGCGGCCATGA